In Haliotis asinina isolate JCU_RB_2024 chromosome 15, JCU_Hal_asi_v2, whole genome shotgun sequence, one DNA window encodes the following:
- the LOC137265838 gene encoding uncharacterized protein — protein sequence MFGRVVLLLYLPTMCFSFALFPNAGHETHRRQNPDENMMNVSYSEAEVDPCLERLNPCMHNLRYIYAVNGPEAIVVNGRIAVPCGSNLLEESRNCIDAASECKAHDLYRDMQSAQMPWEFICQNSQAFVSGEVCWRSSNMASTIYGCLEPYIQCVPTCIRKRVTKLPDCSAEEAVLLGRLAVTVLDESEVPC from the exons ATGTTTGGGCGAGTGGTCCTCCTGCTGTATTTGCCAACAATGTGTTTTTCATTTG CTCTGTTTCCCAATGCTGGCCACGAGACACACCGTCGGCAGAATCCTGACGAGAACATGATGAACGTGTCCTATAGTGAAgcagaagttgatccttgcttgGAAAGGCTCAATCCCTGCATGCATAACCTCCGCTATATATATGCCGTGAATGGCCCAGAAGCCATCGTTGTTAACGGGAGAATAGCCGTACCTTGCGG GTCAAACCTCCTGGAGGAAAGCCGGAACTGTATTGACGCTGCCAGTGAGTGTAAGGCCCACGACCTATACAGGGATATGCAAAGCGCTCAGATGCCATGGGAATTCATTTGCCAGAACAGTCAAG CATTTGTATCGGGGGAAGTCTGCTGGAGAAGCTCGAACATGGCGTCAACGATCTATGGATGCCTCGAACCGTATATCCAGTG TGTACCGACCTGCATCAGAAAACGTGTGACGAAGCTACCTGATTGCTCAGCAGAAGAAGCCGTCCTCTTGGGTCGCTTGGCTGTCACAGTCTTGGATGAAAGCGAAGTTCCTTGCTAG
- the LOC137266329 gene encoding uncharacterized protein gives MFGRVIFLLYLPAVCFPYALFPNAGHKTQRRQNPENMENVSSSQGEEDSCMQLFSPCIHNLRPIFSIHDPKDIVVDGRLAVPCTSNILGESRNCIESVRQCRNHDFYKEMRTSQMRWDFICQNSQAFVSGEVCWRNSNLTSTIRTCRGFYVQLITCVPTCIGIMVADVSDCSTEEATLLGQLAEREHPC, from the exons ATGTTTGGGCGAGTGATCTTTCTTCTGTATTTGCCAGCAGTATGTTTTCCATATG CTCTCTTTCCAAATGCTGGCCACAAGACACAACGTCGTCAGAATCCTGAGAACATGGAGAACGTGTCCTCCAGTCAAGGAGAAGAGGATTCTTGCATGCAGCTGTTCAGTCCCTGTATTCACAACCTCCGCCCTATTTTTTCCATTCATGATCCAAAAGACATCGTTGTTGACGGGAGACTTGCTGTACCGTGCAC GTCAAACATCCTGGGTGAAAGCCGGAACTGTATTGAGTCTGTCAGGCAATGTAGGAACCACGACTTCTACAAGGAGATGCGAACCTCTCAGATGAGGTGGGATTTCATTTGCCAGAACAGCCAAG CATTTGTATCGGGTGAGGTCTGCTGGAGAAACTCGAACCTCACTTCAACAATCCGTACGTGCCGCGGCTTTTATGTCCAGCTTATCACGTG TGTGCCGACCTGCATAGGGATTATGGTGGCGGACGTCTCTGATTGTTCAACAGAAGAAGCCACCCTCTTGGGTCAACTGGCTGAAAGAGAACATCCCTGCTAG